In Helicobacter bilis, a genomic segment contains:
- the uvrB gene encoding excinuclease ABC subunit UvrB — translation MKTNLFNLTSNYKPAGDQPQAINFLCKQINNNEKYNTLIGVTGSGKTFSMANIIQNLNMPTLIMSHNKTLCAQLYSEFKSFFPHNHVEYFISHFDYYQPEAYIPRRDLFIEKDSSINDELERLRLSATTSLLAYDDVIVIASVSANYGLGNPSEYLTMIEKLEVSKTYQQKRLLTKLVEMGYTRNETSFERGCFRVKGEVVDIFPAYNEVEFIRIEFFGDEIERIAVLESLDNTFVKELDSYVLYAANQFIVGENRLKNAIVEIEQELQERLKFYESENRMLEYERLKSRTEFDLEMIKENGICKGIENYARHLTGKKPGETPFSLLDYFEYKKKPYLLIVDESHVSLPQFGGMYAGDRSRKEVLVEYGFRLPSALDNRPLQFDEFINKKANFLFVSATPAELELSLSKDNVCEQLIRPTGLLDPEFEVRDSRIQVKDLLEEIKVCVERKERVLITTLTKKMSEELAKYYAKEGIKIEYLHSEIDAIERNHLIRNLRLGVFDVLVGINLLREGLDLPEVSLVAIMDADKEGFLRSETSLIQTMGRAARNVNGKVILYAEKITNSMRKAMDTTTYRRKKQEEFNKKHGITPTSVSRNVEEELRLEDSTKVYDKMSKKNKIPAKEKENLIKDLKIKMLEASKRLDFEAAIQLRDEIARLRSL, via the coding sequence ATGAAAACAAATCTATTTAATTTAACCTCAAACTACAAACCAGCAGGCGACCAGCCACAAGCTATAAATTTCCTATGCAAACAGATTAATAATAATGAAAAATATAATACTTTAATAGGCGTTACAGGCAGCGGTAAGACCTTTAGCATGGCAAATATTATACAAAATCTCAACATGCCAACACTTATCATGAGTCATAATAAGACCTTATGTGCCCAGCTTTATAGCGAGTTTAAAAGCTTTTTTCCACATAATCATGTCGAATATTTTATCAGCCATTTTGACTACTATCAGCCAGAAGCCTACATTCCGCGTAGAGATCTATTTATAGAAAAGGATAGCTCCATTAATGATGAGTTAGAGAGACTGCGTCTATCGGCTACGACTTCACTTCTTGCCTATGATGATGTGATAGTTATAGCCAGTGTATCAGCAAACTATGGTTTAGGAAATCCTAGTGAATACCTCACAATGATAGAAAAGCTAGAAGTCTCTAAAACCTATCAGCAAAAAAGGCTTTTAACAAAGCTTGTAGAAATGGGCTATACACGCAATGAAACAAGCTTTGAGCGTGGATGCTTTCGTGTTAAAGGTGAAGTAGTAGATATTTTCCCTGCGTATAATGAAGTGGAGTTTATACGCATTGAATTTTTTGGTGATGAGATTGAGAGAATTGCGGTATTAGAATCACTTGATAATACTTTTGTAAAAGAGCTAGATTCTTATGTGCTTTATGCGGCAAATCAATTTATTGTTGGAGAAAATCGATTAAAAAATGCGATTGTAGAAATCGAGCAGGAATTGCAAGAGCGATTGAAATTCTATGAGAGTGAAAATCGTATGCTAGAGTATGAAAGGTTAAAATCACGCACAGAATTTGACCTTGAGATGATAAAAGAAAATGGCATTTGCAAAGGTATTGAAAACTATGCGAGACATTTGACAGGCAAAAAGCCCGGCGAAACCCCTTTTTCACTACTTGATTATTTTGAATACAAAAAAAAGCCTTATCTATTAATCGTTGATGAAAGCCATGTAAGCCTGCCACAATTTGGCGGTATGTATGCGGGAGATAGAAGCCGTAAGGAAGTATTGGTAGAATATGGCTTTAGACTGCCTAGTGCGCTTGATAATCGCCCATTGCAATTTGATGAGTTTATTAACAAAAAGGCTAACTTTTTATTTGTATCTGCCACACCAGCAGAGCTAGAGCTATCACTAAGCAAAGATAATGTATGTGAGCAGCTTATCCGCCCGACAGGACTGCTTGACCCAGAGTTTGAAGTAAGAGATTCTAGAATCCAAGTCAAAGATTTATTAGAAGAAATAAAAGTTTGTGTTGAGCGAAAAGAGAGGGTATTAATCACGACTTTAACCAAAAAAATGAGCGAAGAACTCGCAAAATACTACGCAAAAGAGGGCATAAAAATCGAATATCTACATAGTGAAATAGATGCGATAGAGAGAAATCACTTAATCCGCAATCTGCGTTTAGGCGTATTTGATGTATTAGTAGGGATAAATTTATTGCGGGAAGGGCTTGACTTACCAGAGGTTAGCCTTGTAGCGATTATGGACGCAGATAAAGAGGGCTTTTTACGCAGTGAAACAAGCCTTATACAAACGATGGGCAGGGCTGCTAGAAATGTAAATGGCAAGGTGATTCTATACGCAGAAAAAATCACAAATTCCATGCGTAAAGCTATGGATACAACGACTTATAGACGCAAAAAACAAGAAGAATTTAATAAAAAACATGGAATCACTCCAACTTCAGTAAGCCGCAATGTAGAAGAGGAATTAAGACTAGAAGATAGCACAAAAGTCTATGATAAAATGAGTAAGAAAAACAAAATCCCAGCAAAAGAAAAAGAAAATCTTATCAAAGACTTAAAAATAAAAATGCTTGAGGCAAGCAAACGACTTGACTTTGAAGCGGCAATACAACTAAGAGATGAAATCGCTAGATTGCGAAGTTTGTGA
- a CDS encoding LysE family translocator, translating into MSLLTLFLLAFVGAITPGPDILLVMRNTLLFGFMQGVKILSGIASGWIVYLAVLYFGFGYLFNGKMAQIALSNLGAIYLAYIAFMLFKKSATHIDIPDSNLQNNNSQVSQNSNTLKDKPDTYLKALIINLSNPKAILFFSVIVAPFIESSPLISLSVLFCGLSSAFFSVILLATFFRNLICDRVFHIIDKICSILFACFSILLLYHAYDIFMS; encoded by the coding sequence ATGAGCTTATTAACACTTTTTTTACTTGCATTTGTTGGAGCGATTACGCCCGGACCAGATATTTTGCTTGTCATGCGTAATACTCTGCTATTTGGCTTTATGCAAGGCGTAAAGATTCTAAGCGGTATTGCTAGTGGGTGGATTGTCTATTTGGCGGTGCTTTATTTTGGATTTGGCTATCTTTTTAATGGTAAGATGGCACAGATTGCATTAAGCAATCTTGGGGCAATTTATCTAGCCTATATTGCCTTTATGCTTTTTAAAAAGAGTGCAACACATATTGATATTCCAGATTCTAATCTACAAAATAATAACTCGCAAGTCTCTCAAAATTCTAATACCTTAAAAGATAAACCAGACACTTATCTTAAAGCCTTAATCATTAATCTATCAAATCCAAAGGCAATTTTATTTTTTAGCGTCATTGTTGCCCCATTTATAGAATCTAGTCCGCTTATAAGTCTATCTGTGCTATTTTGTGGTTTAAGTAGTGCGTTTTTTTCTGTTATTTTACTTGCCACTTTTTTTAGGAATCTAATTTGCGATAGGGTTTTTCATATTATCGATAAGATTTGTTCTATCCTGTTTGCTTGTTTTTCTATCTTACTACTTTATCATGCGTATGATATTTTTATGTCGTGA
- a CDS encoding DUF4156 domain-containing protein: MRLYSCFMASVLLCGCTKPTLLLPEAKHIVITHEKPKDCELIGEVDGYKKNSWENLNLKQVRDSARNDIKNNAYAMGADTIHIVGEDKLTSTDGFGVGTSVGSVGFGSSSSTQAAKEMHIQGFAYKCKK; this comes from the coding sequence ATGAGATTGTATTCATGCTTTATGGCTTCAGTTTTGTTGTGTGGTTGCACAAAACCCACTTTGCTATTACCAGAAGCAAAGCATATTGTAATTACGCATGAGAAACCAAAAGACTGCGAGTTGATAGGGGAGGTTGATGGTTATAAGAAAAATTCTTGGGAAAATTTAAACTTGAAACAAGTAAGAGATTCTGCAAGAAATGATATAAAAAATAATGCCTATGCAATGGGAGCAGATACAATACATATTGTGGGAGAAGACAAACTCACAAGCACAGATGGGTTTGGCGTTGGAACTTCTGTGGGTTCTGTTGGATTTGGTTCTTCTAGTAGCACTCAAGCCGCCAAAGAGATGCATATTCAGGGTTTTGCATATAAATGTAAAAAATAA
- a CDS encoding Do family serine endopeptidase: MVKMLAIMPLSLCLSHGLDVAVAPSFTRSTPSSNANVVFSYHEAIKNATKAVVNITTERKVGGGNSPFNDPFFQQFFGDMVPQDRLQGGIGSGVIIASNGYIVTNSHVIKGADKIHVTLPGDTKKYPAKLIGEDSQSDIAVIKIERNNLPILPFAESSRYAVGDVVFAIGNPFGVGESVTQGIISALNKNGFGISNYENFIQTDASINPGNSGGALIDSRGAFIGMNTAIISRTGGNHGIGFAIPSEMVKSVATELIKSGKVRRGFLGVSIKDLDSDIASTYGDTQGALVVGMQANSPAQKAGLAVWDLITAVNGKPIKSAAELRNLIGSIPPNQSITLTLLRNNMKGDKASLETKQIKLVLAEQSQSSTTINQPSKVAPSGGSAFDGLSIDNLTGQVRQVYRVPNDINGALVSNVMQNSKAQELGFQKGDVISQVENMPIKNVADFQNALQAYNGKPKRILIYNIVNNEVKTIVAQ; the protein is encoded by the coding sequence TTGGTAAAAATGCTTGCGATAATGCCACTAAGTCTTTGTTTAAGTCATGGGCTTGATGTAGCGGTTGCCCCCTCTTTCACTCGATCTACACCTTCTAGCAATGCAAATGTTGTCTTTTCTTACCACGAAGCGATTAAAAATGCTACAAAGGCTGTTGTAAATATTACGACTGAAAGGAAAGTTGGCGGTGGTAATTCCCCTTTTAATGATCCATTTTTTCAGCAATTTTTTGGCGATATGGTGCCACAAGATAGACTTCAAGGTGGTATTGGCTCTGGTGTTATCATTGCAAGTAATGGTTATATTGTAACAAATAGCCATGTGATTAAAGGTGCAGATAAGATTCATGTAACACTACCCGGTGATACAAAGAAATACCCCGCAAAACTTATTGGAGAAGATTCTCAAAGTGATATAGCTGTGATAAAAATCGAGAGAAATAATTTACCGATACTCCCTTTTGCTGAAAGTAGTCGCTATGCTGTTGGTGATGTGGTATTTGCGATTGGTAATCCCTTTGGTGTGGGTGAGAGTGTAACACAAGGTATCATTTCTGCGTTAAATAAGAATGGCTTTGGGATTAGTAATTATGAAAACTTCATTCAAACCGATGCGAGTATTAATCCGGGAAATTCTGGTGGGGCTTTGATTGATAGTAGAGGTGCATTTATCGGTATGAATACCGCTATTATCTCACGCACCGGTGGGAATCATGGTATTGGCTTTGCTATCCCTTCTGAAATGGTAAAAAGTGTAGCGACTGAACTCATTAAAAGCGGTAAGGTTAGGCGTGGCTTTCTTGGTGTAAGCATTAAAGATTTAGATTCTGATATTGCAAGCACTTATGGCGATACACAAGGGGCATTAGTCGTTGGTATGCAGGCAAATTCACCCGCACAAAAAGCGGGATTAGCTGTATGGGATTTAATCACTGCGGTAAATGGCAAACCTATCAAAAGTGCAGCTGAATTGCGGAATCTAATCGGGTCTATACCACCAAATCAAAGCATCACACTTACACTTTTAAGAAACAATATGAAAGGCGATAAAGCAAGCCTTGAAACAAAGCAAATCAAGCTAGTCCTTGCAGAGCAATCTCAAAGTAGCACAACGATAAATCAGCCAAGCAAAGTAGCACCAAGTGGTGGCAGTGCATTTGATGGATTAAGCATTGATAATCTAACAGGGCAAGTGCGTCAAGTCTATCGTGTGCCAAACGACATTAATGGAGCGCTTGTGAGTAATGTAATGCAAAACTCAAAGGCACAAGAGTTAGGATTCCAAAAGGGTGATGTTATCTCACAAGTAGAAAATATGCCTATCAAAAATGTAGCAGACTTTCAAAATGCATTGCAGGCATATAATGGCAAACCAAAGAGAATTTTAATCTATAATATCGTGAATAATGAAGTGAAAACCATTGTAGCGCAATAA
- the rpoD gene encoding RNA polymerase sigma factor RpoD has protein sequence MAVSKLNENKLNESLEQLFKSTKEDCISYEMIAQTIDTEPTMAILQKIKTLCKTHKKQLISSSEMAKNLNEQDKIQADLIKQKNMEESLSEEFDFQRERELLEWSRSDSPVRMYLREMGQIPLLSKEEEINLSKDMEKGEDIIIDAICSVPYLIDFIYDYKDALINRERRVKELFKSFDDPQSDDDSDDIEFDSSEEEFDEENKPKARKNTKADEARIEKVLESFQALNDAKNDWLKILQEDSEYESKGLVRKGDDELLHTLILAHKKHILKQRLLSLGPTSKLINELTKAMENSLKNDDGFDRELKRLEYRLNLFNDTLRQNHQELLKNIANMTREEIVAQVPENTMVATYVEIQKLYRTREASKSGFNLEPEKLKEILEQIKRGKRISDTAKTKMSRSNLRLVVSIAKRYTNRGLPFLDLIQEGNIGLMKAVDKFEYRKQYKFSTYATWWIKQAISRAIADQARTIRIPIHMIDTINKIKNLMRKHAQEKGEELDVESIANQVGLSVDKVKNVIKITKEPISLEAPIGNDDDGKFGDFVEDKSTMSSMDIMLKEDLREQIDNVLDQLNEREKAVIKMRFGLLEDESDRTLEEIGKALNVTRERVRQIESSAIKKLKHPRIGRQLRQYLGG, from the coding sequence ATGGCAGTGAGCAAATTAAATGAGAATAAACTCAATGAGAGTCTGGAGCAATTATTTAAAAGCACAAAAGAAGATTGTATTTCTTATGAGATGATCGCACAAACCATTGATACAGAACCCACAATGGCAATCTTACAAAAGATAAAAACACTTTGTAAAACCCATAAAAAGCAGCTCATCAGCTCATCTGAAATGGCAAAGAACCTAAACGAGCAGGATAAGATTCAAGCAGATCTTATAAAGCAAAAAAATATGGAAGAATCTTTAAGTGAAGAGTTTGACTTTCAGCGAGAAAGAGAGCTGCTTGAATGGAGTAGAAGCGATAGTCCTGTGCGTATGTATCTGCGAGAAATGGGGCAGATTCCATTACTAAGCAAGGAAGAAGAGATAAATCTAAGCAAGGACATGGAAAAAGGCGAAGATATTATCATTGATGCGATATGTTCCGTGCCTTATTTAATCGATTTTATTTATGATTATAAAGATGCTTTGATTAATCGAGAGAGAAGAGTAAAAGAGCTTTTCAAAAGCTTTGATGATCCGCAAAGCGATGATGATTCTGATGATATTGAGTTTGATAGCTCTGAAGAAGAATTTGATGAAGAGAATAAGCCAAAAGCAAGAAAAAATACAAAAGCTGATGAAGCACGCATTGAAAAAGTGCTTGAAAGTTTTCAAGCCCTAAATGATGCAAAAAATGACTGGCTAAAGATTTTGCAAGAAGATAGTGAGTATGAAAGCAAAGGGCTTGTAAGAAAAGGTGATGATGAATTACTACATACGCTTATACTCGCCCATAAGAAACACATCTTAAAGCAAAGGCTGCTTAGCTTAGGACCTACAAGTAAGCTTATTAATGAGCTTACAAAAGCTATGGAAAATAGCTTGAAAAATGACGATGGATTTGATAGAGAGCTAAAAAGATTAGAGTATAGACTAAATCTTTTTAATGATACATTGCGACAAAATCATCAAGAGCTTTTAAAAAATATTGCTAATATGACAAGGGAAGAGATTGTAGCGCAAGTCCCAGAAAATACAATGGTTGCAACCTATGTAGAGATACAAAAACTCTATCGCACAAGGGAAGCAAGTAAGAGTGGATTTAATCTTGAGCCAGAAAAACTAAAAGAGATTCTAGAGCAAATTAAGCGGGGCAAAAGGATTTCAGATACTGCTAAGACAAAGATGAGTAGAAGTAATTTGCGTCTTGTTGTAAGCATTGCAAAGCGTTATACCAATCGAGGTTTGCCATTCCTAGATTTGATACAAGAGGGCAATATCGGGCTTATGAAGGCAGTCGATAAGTTTGAATATCGTAAGCAATACAAGTTTTCAACCTATGCGACATGGTGGATAAAACAAGCAATCAGTCGTGCCATAGCCGATCAAGCGCGCACTATAAGGATTCCAATCCACATGATTGATACTATCAATAAGATTAAGAATCTTATGCGAAAACACGCACAAGAAAAAGGCGAAGAACTTGATGTAGAATCTATTGCAAATCAAGTTGGCTTAAGTGTAGATAAAGTTAAAAATGTAATCAAAATCACAAAAGAGCCAATAAGCCTTGAAGCACCGATAGGCAATGATGATGATGGTAAATTTGGAGATTTTGTAGAAGATAAAAGCACGATGAGTTCTATGGATATTATGCTAAAAGAAGATTTAAGAGAGCAAATTGATAATGTATTAGACCAGCTTAATGAGCGAGAAAAAGCGGTGATTAAAATGCGTTTTGGTTTGCTTGAAGATGAAAGTGATAGGACACTAGAAGAAATCGGCAAGGCATTAAATGTTACAAGAGAGCGTGTAAGACAGATTGAATCAAGTGCGATTAAAAAGCTTAAACATCCAAGAATAGGCAGACAATTGCGACAATATCTTGGCGGATAA
- a CDS encoding LPP20 family lipoprotein has product MQARAEIAQQVSAKLQQAIESLEQNDGMKISANSQQVARQKVEADLKKTEIAEKWTDKQATPPMLYVLVKMDEKMFEQTLKGVGQVLNVDADQARKLSETVQELLE; this is encoded by the coding sequence ATGCAAGCGCGTGCTGAAATCGCACAACAAGTTAGTGCAAAGCTTCAACAAGCCATTGAAAGTTTGGAGCAAAATGATGGCATGAAAATATCAGCCAATAGTCAGCAAGTAGCAAGACAAAAGGTAGAAGCCGATCTGAAGAAAACAGAAATAGCTGAAAAATGGACTGATAAACAAGCAACACCACCTATGCTATATGTCCTTGTAAAAATGGATGAAAAGATGTTTGAGCAAACGCTAAAAGGTGTTGGACAAGTTTTAAATGTTGATGCAGACCAAGCAAGAAAGCTTTCTGAAACAGTGCAAGAATTGTTGGAGTAG
- a CDS encoding glycosyltransferase family 8 protein: protein MLPKILLWGGGGKPLPDSEIIVTNITDKINNTPQSNNKSATQDKQKPFCFHILTDGLKHETRQKLQAFQIELNKIYPCEFRVYTLSDSIFQGLPKLLGNYLAYFRLKIASCLPQDIKTCLYLDVDMICVADIREIFYTDLQGKICGVVLDPIGTYYHNSNIKSKNMDSKVFVLNNHTYFNSGFMFIDLEKYRQHDMM from the coding sequence ATGTTACCGAAAATATTACTATGGGGGGGGGGGGGCAAACCCCTACCTGATAGTGAAATCATTGTTACTAACATAACAGATAAGATAAACAACACACCCCAAAGTAATAATAAATCCGCAACACAAGACAAACAAAAGCCATTCTGCTTTCATATATTAACTGATGGTTTAAAACATGAAACACGGCAAAAGCTACAAGCCTTTCAAATAGAATTGAATAAAATTTATCCATGCGAATTTCGTGTTTATACGCTATCGGATTCTATATTTCAAGGTTTGCCAAAATTATTAGGCAATTATCTTGCATATTTTAGATTAAAAATAGCAAGTTGCTTGCCGCAAGATATTAAAACTTGTTTGTATCTTGATGTTGATATGATATGTGTGGCAGATATTAGAGAGATTTTTTATACAGATTTGCAAGGGAAGATATGTGGCGTTGTGTTAGATCCAATAGGCACATATTACCATAACTCTAATATCAAATCTAAAAATATGGATAGCAAAGTTTTTGTGCTTAATAACCACACTTATTTTAATTCAGGTTTTATGTTTATTGATTTGGAGAAATATAGACAGCATGATATGATGTAG
- a CDS encoding metallophosphoesterase, with amino-acid sequence MAISIRILFFIALVLLHVFIYYMLFKNISTSPAIRHVGKLIVICNFLCIVVFLKLYHTHIDSMLYTILSSTLGVFWISCNIALLVFIATLFIRLSFGAFVLERVQISILLIAWCAIIALTLLSFYLNAKEPKITTTQVSLQGITKPLNIAVLTDMHIDVLMDKKAVVKIVEQTNSTMPDIILLGGDIVDNYYHIVEDSVKELANLKAKYGIYYVLGNHEYYYDTYTIIKALNDLGITTLTNQAMVLRNLGLNIAGIADLMGGHEKFKDSVLVPDLEKTLAYTDKQYPTILLAHQPKVLKMLQGEDIGLVVSGHTHGGQIFPFHLLVLLDQPFLSGLHSWEHKGKNTQIYVSNGVGWWGMPMRLFERREISLLQIIPG; translated from the coding sequence GTGGCGATTAGTATCCGCATTTTATTCTTTATTGCACTTGTGCTGCTGCATGTCTTTATTTATTATATGCTGTTTAAAAATATTTCTACAAGTCCTGCTATAAGGCATGTCGGTAAACTCATTGTAATTTGTAATTTCCTTTGTATTGTTGTATTTTTAAAGCTATATCACACACATATTGATTCCATGCTTTATACGATTTTATCAAGCACACTTGGGGTGTTTTGGATAAGTTGTAATATCGCTTTGCTTGTGTTTATTGCGACTTTGTTTATACGACTTTCTTTTGGTGCGTTTGTGCTTGAAAGGGTGCAGATTTCAATCCTTTTAATAGCTTGGTGTGCCATCATTGCTTTGACACTTTTAAGCTTTTATTTAAACGCAAAAGAGCCAAAGATAACCACCACGCAAGTCTCACTGCAAGGTATCACAAAGCCACTAAATATTGCCGTATTAACCGATATGCACATCGATGTCTTAATGGATAAAAAGGCAGTCGTAAAGATTGTAGAACAGACTAATAGCACCATGCCAGATATTATCCTGCTTGGCGGCGATATTGTGGATAATTACTATCATATCGTAGAAGATTCTGTAAAAGAGTTAGCAAATCTCAAGGCAAAATATGGAATCTATTATGTGCTAGGCAATCATGAGTATTATTACGATACATATACAATCATAAAAGCATTAAATGATCTAGGCATAACAACGCTTACAAATCAAGCGATGGTTTTGCGGAATCTTGGCTTAAATATCGCAGGAATTGCGGACTTAATGGGAGGACATGAGAAGTTTAAAGATAGTGTATTAGTCCCTGATTTAGAAAAGACACTAGCCTATACAGATAAGCAATACCCAACGATACTACTCGCACATCAGCCAAAGGTTTTGAAAATGCTACAAGGTGAAGACATAGGACTTGTGGTAAGCGGACATACACATGGTGGGCAAATATTCCCATTTCATTTATTGGTCTTACTCGATCAGCCATTTTTATCAGGGCTTCATTCATGGGAGCATAAAGGCAAAAATACACAAATCTATGTTAGCAATGGTGTAGGCTGGTGGGGTATGCCTATGCGATTATTTGAGAGAAGAGAGATTAGCTTATTGCAAATCATTCCGGGGTGA
- a CDS encoding low molecular weight protein-tyrosine-phosphatase, whose protein sequence is MKLQSVLFVCLGNICRSPLAEGIAKSMNDRFEWHLKIDSCGTSAFHRGEPPHRQSIRIAKENGIDISMQKSRPISVYGDMEFNLIVAMDSNNKRDILALGFPKEKVVKLGDFDNGVDVPDPYYCNSDDGFREVYNLIESLLEKMFSHYGFCGK, encoded by the coding sequence ATGAAATTACAAAGTGTTTTATTTGTATGCTTAGGAAATATATGCAGATCGCCTTTAGCAGAAGGCATAGCAAAAAGCATGAATGACAGATTTGAATGGCATCTAAAAATAGATTCTTGTGGGACGAGTGCCTTTCATCGCGGAGAGCCACCACACAGGCAATCTATACGCATAGCAAAAGAAAATGGCATTGATATATCCATGCAGAAATCCCGCCCTATTAGCGTTTATGGCGATATGGAGTTTAACCTTATTGTAGCAATGGATTCTAATAATAAAAGGGATATTTTAGCGCTGGGCTTCCCAAAGGAAAAGGTGGTAAAATTAGGCGATTTTGATAATGGAGTAGATGTCCCAGATCCATATTATTGCAATAGTGATGATGGCTTTAGAGAAGTGTATAACTTAATAGAATCTTTACTAGAAAAAATGTTTAGCCATTATGGGTTTTGTGGGAAGTAG
- the murC gene encoding UDP-N-acetylmuramate--L-alanine ligase: protein MDFYQLRVHFIGIGGIGVSGLARFLKAQGAIVSGSDIKDTSITQTLRDEGIAINIPHNKEVIANKDLIIHSAIIKDSNIEIIESKRLNKEILSRKEALKILLSKKRVLSICAAHGKSSTSAILAAILPHSGAIIGAISKEFNSNVRVSKDDLLVFEADESDKSFLNSNPYKSIVINAEAEHLESYDNDFKKLQDAYLSFMQQGQQVVLNMQCEILQNLYVRLKDSGFKSSTIICLYPDDDIQNITYELKDLLPYTTFTLKDLGRFSIYGIGYHNALNASIAVLSAMDLLPLEEIKNNLLAFKGIKKRFDILQNLSDNTPCIIDDYAHHPTEIVATLEATKKYAKLLEAQKVLKKDSKNSYKITAIFQPHKYSRLRDNLKAFCKCFKDCDRLVILPVWAAGEEPINFDFATLFSEYKPIFASKVKRDKEKILLLDSKNCVIETLSEDIIIGLGAGDITYQLRGEQ from the coding sequence ATGGATTTTTATCAACTTAGAGTGCATTTTATCGGTATTGGCGGGATTGGTGTGAGTGGATTGGCTCGATTCTTAAAAGCACAAGGGGCTATTGTAAGTGGTTCGGACATTAAAGACACCTCAATCACACAGACGCTAAGAGATGAGGGTATAGCCATCAACATACCGCATAATAAGGAAGTGATAGCCAATAAAGATTTGATTATCCATTCAGCGATTATAAAAGATTCTAATATCGAGATTATAGAATCTAAAAGACTAAATAAAGAGATTCTATCTCGCAAGGAAGCCCTAAAGATTCTATTAAGCAAAAAGAGGGTATTAAGCATTTGTGCGGCTCATGGCAAGTCTAGCACAAGTGCAATATTAGCCGCTATCTTGCCGCATAGCGGGGCGATTATTGGGGCGATTAGCAAAGAGTTTAACTCAAATGTGAGAGTGTCTAAAGATGATTTATTAGTCTTTGAAGCAGATGAGAGTGATAAAAGTTTCCTTAACTCAAATCCATATAAAAGCATAGTGATTAACGCAGAAGCCGAGCATTTAGAAAGCTATGATAATGACTTTAAAAAACTTCAAGATGCCTATCTCTCTTTTATGCAGCAAGGGCAGCAAGTTGTGCTAAATATGCAATGTGAGATTTTACAGAATCTTTATGTAAGACTAAAAGATTCTGGCTTTAAATCAAGTACGATTATCTGTCTTTATCCAGATGATGATATACAAAATATCACTTATGAATTGAAAGATTTACTCCCCTATACGACTTTCACACTTAAAGATTTAGGGCGTTTTAGCATTTATGGGATTGGCTATCATAATGCGTTGAATGCAAGTATAGCGGTCTTAAGTGCAATGGATTTATTACCACTCGAAGAGATTAAAAACAATCTTTTAGCATTTAAAGGGATTAAAAAACGCTTTGATATATTACAGAATCTAAGCGATAACACTCCATGTATTATCGATGACTACGCACATCACCCAACAGAGATTGTCGCCACACTTGAAGCCACGAAAAAATACGCAAAACTTTTAGAAGCACAAAAGGTATTAAAAAAAGATTCTAAAAATAGCTACAAAATCACAGCGATTTTTCAACCGCATAAATACTCGCGTTTGCGTGATAATTTAAAGGCTTTTTGTAAATGCTTTAAGGATTGTGATAGATTAGTCATACTGCCTGTTTGGGCGGCAGGAGAAGAGCCTATTAACTTTGATTTTGCCACACTTTTTAGTGAATATAAGCCCATTTTTGCAAGTAAAGTAAAGCGAGATAAAGAGAAAATCTTACTTTTAGATTCTAAAAATTGTGTCATAGAGACATTGAGTGAGGATATAATCATTGGGCTTGGAGCGGGGGATATCACCTATCAGTTACGCGGAGAGCAGTAG